In Sphingobium sp. B2D3C, a genomic segment contains:
- a CDS encoding flagellar basal body P-ring protein FlgI: protein MIATSAHAQRLKDIGTFEGLRSNQLVGYGVVVGLAGTGDDSLDYATQGVKGVISRFGLTLPPGVNPSLKNAAAVLVTAELPAFAKPGQRLDVTVSALGKAKSLRGGTLVLTPMRGADGEIYAMAQGNMAVGGFGVSGADGSQLSVNVPSAGRIPSGASVERAVATGFETSPTINFNLAEADVTTALRVADAINLAFGDQRARAVDGVSIAIDAPPGAESRVMMMGLIENIQVKPADPPAKVIVNARSGTVVINGNVQITPAAVSHGKLTVTVTEAPRIVQPAPLSRGVTAVEESSQLSAHEEKNPMFLFKGGASLADIVKAVNAVGASPSDLLEILSALKQAGAMRAELEVI, encoded by the coding sequence ATGATCGCCACCTCGGCCCATGCCCAGCGCCTCAAGGACATCGGTACCTTCGAGGGCCTGCGGTCCAACCAGCTTGTCGGCTATGGCGTTGTGGTTGGCCTTGCCGGCACGGGCGATGACAGCCTGGATTATGCGACGCAGGGGGTGAAGGGCGTGATCTCGCGCTTCGGCCTCACTTTGCCGCCGGGCGTCAACCCCTCGCTCAAGAATGCCGCAGCCGTGCTGGTCACGGCAGAATTGCCAGCCTTCGCCAAGCCTGGCCAGCGGCTGGACGTGACCGTCTCCGCGCTCGGCAAGGCCAAGTCGCTGCGCGGCGGCACGCTGGTGCTGACCCCGATGCGCGGCGCCGATGGCGAGATCTACGCAATGGCGCAGGGCAATATGGCTGTCGGCGGCTTCGGCGTCTCCGGTGCCGATGGCTCGCAGCTTTCCGTGAACGTGCCTTCGGCCGGCCGCATCCCCTCGGGGGCCTCTGTCGAGCGCGCCGTGGCCACCGGGTTCGAGACCAGCCCGACGATCAATTTCAACCTCGCGGAGGCGGACGTGACGACCGCGCTGCGGGTGGCCGACGCGATCAACCTCGCGTTCGGCGATCAGCGCGCCCGTGCCGTGGATGGCGTCTCCATTGCCATCGATGCGCCGCCGGGCGCCGAGAGCCGCGTCATGATGATGGGCCTTATCGAGAATATCCAGGTCAAGCCCGCCGATCCGCCGGCCAAGGTGATCGTCAACGCGCGCAGCGGCACGGTGGTCATCAACGGCAATGTGCAGATCACCCCGGCCGCGGTGAGCCATGGCAAGCTGACCGTGACCGTGACCGAAGCGCCGCGCATCGTACAGCCTGCGCCGCTCTCGCGCGGGGTGACGGCGGTGGAGGAATCCAGCCAGCTTTCCGCCCATGAGGAAAAGAATCCGATGTTCCTGTTTAAAGGTGGCGCGTCTCTGGCCGATATAGTCAAGGCGGTGAATGCCGTGGGTGCCTCCCCCTCGGACCTTCTCGAGATCCTGAGCGCGCTCAAGCAGGCCGGCGCCATGCGGGCGGAGCTGGAGGTGATATGA
- a CDS encoding flagellar basal body L-ring protein FlgH has translation MTMQYRRASVLILAITATGFAAPASAGLFGKKQEPLENPAYQVTYPGDAGSAAPVRPNGGIFQASAGYSALTNGARAASVGDVITILLVERTQASKSTSANTNRAGSIGLTPPSTGPFSKLFSGSDIASGGTQGFTGKGDAAQSNALSGEITVTIARVYPNGTMLVRGQKALTLNRGDEYVQISGLVRQADIGPDNRILSTRVADARITYTGKGEIARASRQGWLQRFFSMISPF, from the coding sequence ATGACCATGCAGTATCGCCGCGCCTCCGTCCTCATCCTCGCCATCACGGCGACCGGCTTCGCCGCACCGGCTTCTGCCGGTCTGTTCGGCAAGAAGCAGGAGCCGCTCGAAAACCCGGCCTATCAGGTCACCTATCCGGGCGACGCTGGCAGCGCCGCGCCGGTGCGGCCCAATGGCGGCATCTTTCAGGCCTCGGCCGGCTATTCCGCGCTGACCAACGGCGCGCGGGCAGCAAGCGTGGGCGATGTGATCACTATTCTCCTCGTCGAGCGGACGCAGGCCAGCAAGAGCACCAGCGCGAACACCAATCGCGCCGGCAGCATCGGCCTCACACCGCCCAGCACCGGGCCGTTCAGCAAGCTGTTCAGCGGCAGCGACATCGCCTCGGGGGGCACGCAGGGCTTCACCGGCAAGGGCGATGCTGCGCAGTCGAACGCGCTCTCGGGCGAAATCACTGTCACCATCGCGCGGGTCTATCCCAATGGCACGATGCTGGTGCGCGGGCAGAAGGCCCTCACGCTCAATCGCGGCGACGAATATGTCCAGATCTCGGGCCTTGTCCGGCAGGCGGACATCGGGCCCGACAACCGCATTCTCTCGACGCGCGTCGCCGATGCGCGGATCACCTACACCGGCAAGGGAGAAATCGCCCGCGCCAGCCGCCAGGGCTGGCTGCAGCGTTTCTTCTCCATGATCAGCCCGTTCTGA
- the flgG gene encoding flagellar basal-body rod protein FlgG, translating to MTSSALHVARTGLDAQDVKMRVIANNLANVNTVGFKRDRANFETLAYQQVIAAGTQADSQNRLAIGLNLGTGVQLTGTERIDTQGTMNTTGNTYDLAIEGAGFFQLQQPDGTIAYTRAGNFKTNAEGLLVSPDGLPLVPQIQLPEGVSAVTIGNDGTVSATVAGQQEPVELGAIETARFVNPAGLQAVGGNLLLETAASGAPQVGAAGLDGRGTIRQGALEQSNVNTVEELVTMIETQRAYEIASKMIKATDEMLQYVNQQL from the coding sequence ATGACCAGCAGCGCACTTCATGTCGCCCGCACCGGCCTTGACGCACAGGACGTCAAGATGCGCGTCATCGCCAACAACCTGGCGAACGTGAACACGGTCGGCTTCAAGCGCGACCGCGCCAATTTCGAGACGCTGGCCTATCAGCAGGTGATTGCGGCGGGCACGCAGGCAGACAGCCAGAACCGGCTCGCCATCGGCCTCAACCTCGGCACCGGCGTGCAGCTCACCGGCACCGAGCGGATCGATACCCAAGGCACGATGAACACCACCGGCAACACCTATGATCTCGCGATCGAGGGGGCCGGCTTCTTCCAACTCCAGCAGCCCGACGGCACGATCGCCTATACCCGGGCCGGCAATTTCAAGACCAATGCGGAAGGCCTGCTGGTCTCGCCGGATGGCCTGCCGCTGGTGCCGCAGATCCAGCTTCCCGAGGGCGTGAGTGCCGTCACCATCGGCAATGACGGGACCGTCTCGGCGACCGTCGCCGGGCAGCAAGAACCGGTCGAGCTGGGCGCGATCGAAACCGCGCGGTTCGTCAATCCCGCTGGCCTGCAGGCTGTCGGTGGCAACCTGCTGCTGGAGACGGCCGCATCCGGCGCGCCGCAGGTGGGCGCTGCGGGCCTCGACGGTCGCGGCACCATCCGCCAGGGCGCGCTCGAGCAGTCAAACGTCAACACCGTCGAGGAGCTGGTCACGATGATCGAGACCCAGCGCGCCTATGAGATCGCCTCCAAGATGATCAAGGCGACCGACGAGATGCTCCAATACGTCAATCAGCAGCTTTGA